In Brevibacterium zhoupengii, the following are encoded in one genomic region:
- the murJ gene encoding murein biosynthesis integral membrane protein MurJ, producing the protein MSNLSSLAKSSAIMTAGTLTSRILGLVKASLLAMAIGVTAVQADAFDVANKVPNTLYMLLAGGVVNAVLVPQLVRASKRKDGGEDYTNRLLTLAFLILAAVGLIATLAAPLLVWLYSSGWGPDQMALATAFAFWCLPQLFFYGLYTLLGQVLNAKSSFGPYMWAPVLNNVVAIVGLLVFILVFGTNDANPHELSTWTPGMIALLAGSATLGVVAQALILIWPLKRIGFKYKPTFGFRGVGLATAGKVAFWTFSAMLIGQIGFLIISRIAAGASVPGEGNASNAAYSYGYLVFMLPHSLIAVSLATALFTSLSKNAANKDTEAVVGDFSMGVRMVGLINSFAVAALIVLASPVAMIIAGDGREQAMAVGLVIIAMVFGLIPFSANYLAQRVFYAYEDAKTPFFIQLPQVIFQSLLVLSASIFPNSVTVAIIGLAMSLGYLLAMILSFTLLKKRLGDIDLRGILTAHMKFLVAALVAGMAGYGLLFFFPDFALSGQWQAFVSTAAVGTLMLIVFLGACYLLKVRELHSIIGVVAGKLRK; encoded by the coding sequence TTGTCCAATCTTTCATCATTGGCCAAATCCTCGGCCATTATGACCGCAGGAACCCTGACCTCGCGCATTTTGGGCTTGGTCAAGGCGTCGCTGCTCGCGATGGCGATCGGCGTCACCGCGGTGCAAGCCGATGCCTTCGATGTCGCCAACAAGGTGCCCAACACCCTGTACATGCTGCTGGCCGGCGGTGTGGTCAACGCCGTCCTCGTCCCGCAGCTGGTTCGGGCGTCGAAGAGGAAGGACGGGGGCGAAGACTACACAAACCGACTTCTGACCCTGGCATTCCTCATCCTGGCGGCAGTCGGCCTCATCGCCACTCTGGCCGCACCGCTGCTCGTCTGGCTCTACTCCTCGGGGTGGGGTCCGGATCAGATGGCCTTGGCAACGGCCTTCGCCTTCTGGTGCCTGCCGCAGCTGTTCTTCTACGGCCTCTACACACTCCTGGGCCAGGTACTCAACGCCAAGTCCTCCTTCGGTCCATACATGTGGGCGCCTGTGCTCAACAATGTCGTGGCCATCGTGGGCCTCCTCGTCTTCATCCTCGTCTTCGGCACGAACGATGCGAATCCGCATGAGTTGAGCACCTGGACTCCGGGCATGATCGCTCTCCTGGCAGGATCGGCCACATTGGGAGTCGTCGCTCAGGCACTCATCCTGATCTGGCCGCTCAAGCGCATCGGGTTCAAGTACAAGCCGACCTTCGGCTTCCGCGGGGTCGGCCTGGCCACCGCAGGAAAGGTGGCGTTCTGGACCTTCTCGGCCATGCTCATCGGACAGATCGGCTTCCTCATCATCTCCCGCATCGCCGCTGGAGCCTCCGTCCCGGGTGAGGGCAATGCCTCGAATGCCGCATATTCATACGGCTATCTCGTCTTCATGCTCCCGCACTCGCTCATTGCGGTATCGCTGGCCACAGCGCTGTTCACCTCGTTGAGCAAGAATGCCGCCAACAAGGACACCGAGGCGGTCGTCGGCGATTTCTCCATGGGTGTGCGCATGGTCGGCCTGATCAACTCCTTTGCCGTGGCAGCACTCATCGTCCTCGCCTCGCCCGTGGCGATGATCATTGCCGGCGACGGCCGCGAACAGGCAATGGCAGTTGGGCTCGTCATCATCGCCATGGTGTTCGGACTCATTCCCTTCAGTGCCAACTACCTGGCGCAGAGGGTCTTCTATGCCTATGAGGATGCGAAGACGCCGTTCTTCATCCAACTTCCGCAGGTGATCTTCCAATCCCTTTTGGTGCTCTCGGCCTCGATCTTCCCGAATTCGGTCACGGTGGCCATCATCGGCCTGGCGATGAGCCTGGGGTATCTGCTCGCGATGATCCTGTCGTTCACACTCTTGAAGAAACGACTCGGCGACATTGATCTTCGCGGGATCCTGACCGCTCACATGAAGTTCTTGGTAGCAGCTTTGGTTGCTGGAATGGCCGGATACGGGCTTCTCTTCTTCTTCCCGGACTTCGCTCTGTCGGGACAGTGGCAGGCATTCGTCTCCACCGCTGCCGTCGGCACACTCATGCTCATTGTCTTCTTGGGAGCATGTTATTTGCTGAAAGTCAGAGAGTTGCATTCGATTATTGGCGTCGTTGCTGGAAAACTAAGAAAATAG